The genomic stretch TGAATGAAAGTGGTGGAATCAACGATGACCTCATCATCTACTGTATGGCAGAAGACGAGTACATGCTCGTTGTGAACGGTGCATGCCGAGAGAAAGATTTCGCCCACATTTCTTCCAACCTTCCGGACTCGGTACAACTTACCGACATCAGTGACCAAACAGCAAAGATCGATATACAGGGGCCAGAGAGCCTCGTAGTGCTTGAATCATTGATGGGAGAAAAATGGAATCATCTCAAATATTTCAATTTTGAAACTAATAATTCGCTGGGCTTCTCAATGATCGTCAGCCGCACAGGCTACACTGGTGAATTGGGTTATGAACTCTATCTGCCTGCAGATCAGGCCTTGGGAGTTTGGGAGAAACTGGCTGCCAATGAACTGGTTGAGCCAGTTGGATTAGGTGCTCGCGACACATTACGCCTTGAAATCGGTTATCCGCTGTATGGACAAGATCTTGACGAAGAACACACGCCCAAAGAGGCTGGAGCAGGCTTCTTCCTTAAAAAAGAGTCTGAATATATAGGAAAATCCGGCCTCGACAAAGTCAATGAATGTCTGATTCCCTTAATGATTGAAGGAAGAAGAACAGCCAGACACCACGACGAAGTATTGTTGGCCAACGGAAACAAAACCGGAATCGTAACAAGTGGATCTTTTGCTCCGAGCCTTGGGTGCTGTATTGCTCTGGCTTACGTAAAGGCTGAAGACGCCGACAACGACACTTTCCTGATAAAAACAGCTCGTGTGGAACTGGAAGCCAAGAAAACGTCCCTCCCTTTCTACAAGGAAGGAACTGCTCGTATGAAGCTCGATTAAGTAGACAAGCAAACAAAAAAGGGACGCTCTAGCGTCCCTTTTTTATTTTTGAGGTCCGAGCATCTTCATGTGCTCTTCCAAGCGCTCTCGCTCCGAAACAAGTTCACTTTTAGTTAGCTTGTTCGTAGTTACAGAAAAAGGCTCGCCCACATAGACATCGCATCGAGTAAACGGATATGGGACGACGAATTTATCCCATGATTTTTCGAATACTATTTTGGATTTTGAGAATGTCCGTAAAGGGATAATCTTTGCACCTGCAATCTGTGCAGCTAAAATAATACCATCTTTGGGTTTATGCCGGGGGCCACGCGGACCATCCATTGCAAAAGCGGGCATGACGTTTTCTCGCTCCATGACCCTTTTCACCTCCAGCAATGCCCTAAGCCCACCTCGGGAACTGGAACCTCGAATGGTGCGATGTCCCAGGCTCTCCAGCAATTGTGCAGCGATCTCCCCATCCTTACTCTGACTGACAAGTGCTGCAAATCTTTGCGCAAAAGCTCCCGCCATGCCTATGATGTTGAATAAATCATCATGCCACAGCCCAATAACAAAGTGTTCACCAGTGGCTTGCTTTTCTAGTAGCCCTTCAAGGTCACCATGGAATTTATAGCGAATCGTACGAACCCACCCTTTATAAGCAAGGGAGAAAACAGGCATTAATTTGAGGGGATCTATGGGTATTCTCATGATAAAACTCGTTCTTTGAATTCTTCATACCTACACCCCAATATAAGAGCAAGAGAGGATTACCCATTGACGGACTCATACAATGTCAAATCAAGCATATATGTTTTCTATTTGACCTAATTGCAAAGTCTATGCTTGGTTGGACACAAAGGAGTGAACCATGTCTAAAAAACATATTGTCTGCCAAGGACTTCCCTGCCCTCAACCTGTTCTTAAATGCAAAGAGGTCATAGAATCTGATCATCCAGAAGAAATCACTGTGACAGTCGATAACGAAGCCGCAAAGGACAATGTGTCCCGGTTCATGAAAACCCAAGGGTATACTGCTTCCACAGAGCCTTATGGAGAAGACTACCTTGTCAAAGGTGTTAGAAGTGAAGACTGCCCAGCTTGTGAAACAATGGATGATGCACAGCTTGAAGCTGCAGCTAAACACAAGATTCTTGTTTTCCTCCCTACTGATGTAATGGGAGGGGGAGATGATGTACTCGGTGAAAAACTGATGTACAATTTCCTTTTAACCCTCAAAGAACTCGGTAGTGACCTGTGGCGAATAGTTATGGTCAATGGCGGTGTGAAGCTCAGTACTGAAGATTCATCCTGCATAGGAATACTTCAGGACTTGGAAAACAAAGGTGTTTCCATCCTGGTGTGCGGTACATGTCTTGAGCATTTTGAGTTGATGGATCAACGTGCTGTCGGACAGGTTACAAACATGCTTGATATTGTCACCAGCTTCCAACTTGCTGAAAAAACCATCCGTATCTAGCTTTAATTCCAACGAATAAGTTCAAGGCTCTCTATGGTTTCATAGAGAGCCTTTTTTACAATGATTACACTTGGTAAAGGTTTGACGAATGCCAGTCGAACGGATAGTTATTGTGGTTGGAGAAAACAA from Pseudodesulfovibrio profundus encodes the following:
- the gcvT gene encoding glycine cleavage system aminomethyltransferase GcvT, translating into MDKLQTTPLTDWHRENGAKMAPFAGFDMPVQYKGIIVEHKHTREKAGIFDISHMGEFALTGAGSKDALNKVVSHDLNTLAPGKCRYGFLLNESGGINDDLIIYCMAEDEYMLVVNGACREKDFAHISSNLPDSVQLTDISDQTAKIDIQGPESLVVLESLMGEKWNHLKYFNFETNNSLGFSMIVSRTGYTGELGYELYLPADQALGVWEKLAANELVEPVGLGARDTLRLEIGYPLYGQDLDEEHTPKEAGAGFFLKKESEYIGKSGLDKVNECLIPLMIEGRRTARHHDEVLLANGNKTGIVTSGSFAPSLGCCIALAYVKAEDADNDTFLIKTARVELEAKKTSLPFYKEGTARMKLD
- a CDS encoding lysophospholipid acyltransferase family protein, with protein sequence MRIPIDPLKLMPVFSLAYKGWVRTIRYKFHGDLEGLLEKQATGEHFVIGLWHDDLFNIIGMAGAFAQRFAALVSQSKDGEIAAQLLESLGHRTIRGSSSRGGLRALLEVKRVMERENVMPAFAMDGPRGPRHKPKDGIILAAQIAGAKIIPLRTFSKSKIVFEKSWDKFVVPYPFTRCDVYVGEPFSVTTNKLTKSELVSERERLEEHMKMLGPQK
- the yedF gene encoding sulfurtransferase-like selenium metabolism protein YedF; the protein is MSKKHIVCQGLPCPQPVLKCKEVIESDHPEEITVTVDNEAAKDNVSRFMKTQGYTASTEPYGEDYLVKGVRSEDCPACETMDDAQLEAAAKHKILVFLPTDVMGGGDDVLGEKLMYNFLLTLKELGSDLWRIVMVNGGVKLSTEDSSCIGILQDLENKGVSILVCGTCLEHFELMDQRAVGQVTNMLDIVTSFQLAEKTIRI